A genomic region of Eubacterium sp. 1001713B170207_170306_E7 contains the following coding sequences:
- a CDS encoding AbrB/MazE/SpoVT family DNA-binding domain-containing protein: protein MTMHKKVNSKGGLTIPREARAELGLFPGQAMDLEIDQDRLVLKKHIKTCRFCGSPEDVRTAMGIDFCRSCGLELMAAISESGA from the coding sequence ATGACGATGCACAAAAAAGTAAACAGTAAGGGCGGTCTGACCATTCCGAGAGAAGCAAGGGCGGAGCTTGGGCTTTTTCCAGGCCAGGCGATGGACCTGGAGATTGATCAGGATCGCCTGGTGCTGAAAAAGCACATAAAGACCTGTCGCTTCTGCGGTAGCCCCGAGGATGTCCGGACAGCGATGGGGATTGATTTCTGCCGGTCCTGCGGTCTTGAACTGATGGCCGCTATTTCCGAATCGGGGGCTTGA
- a CDS encoding helix-turn-helix transcriptional regulator has product MPKSTNQLTDFGKWVKKVLIDKEMTVSELAKAIGYSQTMVSKVIHGERPGHRCRAEITKYLSSLDVDKVS; this is encoded by the coding sequence ATGCCGAAATCAACCAATCAATTAACTGATTTTGGAAAATGGGTCAAAAAGGTCTTAATTGACAAAGAAATGACTGTTTCAGAGCTTGCAAAAGCCATAGGGTATTCTCAAACAATGGTTTCTAAGGTGATTCATGGAGAACGTCCAGGGCATCGTTGTCGTGCGGAAATTACGAAATATTTATCTTCTTTAGATGTTGACAAAGTGTCATGA
- a CDS encoding phage protein GemA/Gp16 family protein, with amino-acid sequence MPELSKNMTKRIYALAAVTGVLESGNKNDLLHNLVRGISGKDSVKALTGEEALKVIRKLEQLPKKPRKKQKKVEPPYPGAQPGMMSIPMQEKAWALIYELIDLDKKDGVPSRGTAGERMAGAIRKILHMDVELSDPFRWIDDEQAWLLIEQLKRYVSSREAQSRKRQKGD; translated from the coding sequence ATGCCTGAACTTTCTAAAAATATGACCAAGCGTATCTACGCGCTGGCGGCAGTAACCGGGGTGCTGGAGTCCGGCAACAAGAACGATCTGCTGCACAACCTGGTCCGCGGCATTTCCGGTAAGGATTCCGTGAAAGCGCTGACCGGCGAGGAGGCCCTGAAGGTGATCCGAAAGCTGGAGCAGCTTCCGAAAAAGCCCAGAAAGAAGCAAAAAAAGGTCGAGCCGCCTTATCCTGGGGCACAGCCGGGGATGATGTCCATACCAATGCAGGAAAAGGCCTGGGCTTTGATCTATGAGCTGATCGATCTGGATAAAAAGGATGGCGTGCCCAGCCGGGGCACTGCCGGTGAGCGCATGGCCGGTGCCATCCGAAAAATCCTGCACATGGACGTGGAGCTGTCCGATCCTTTCCGCTGGATCGACGATGAACAGGCCTGGCTCTTGATCGAACAATTGAAACGGTACGTGTCCTCCAGGGAAGCCCAAAGCCGGAAAAGGCAAAAGGGAGACTGA
- a CDS encoding sigma-70 family RNA polymerase sigma factor, with protein MNHYREIDDLVKACKNGQEYPDGSPERESGSTAGQLLVMAFRPLILATLSRSGIHDDQFEDAFQDGVIAFMEGLKKFDPRRGASFNAFIQVHLRQYYRKWQHGQFNHSVKPDTTLDDQVPGRQGLTYAEVLPDKGVNIEADYIEQEEENAGQRVAKGLSRLKPSYRSVLEKHYYKGMTQTEIAQTEGISIQAVNQRHDRALKKLKKVL; from the coding sequence TTGAACCATTACAGGGAGATTGACGATTTGGTAAAGGCCTGTAAAAACGGGCAGGAATATCCGGACGGCAGCCCGGAAAGAGAAAGCGGCAGTACCGCGGGCCAGCTGCTGGTCATGGCCTTCAGGCCGCTGATACTGGCCACCCTCAGCCGCTCAGGGATCCATGACGACCAGTTCGAGGACGCCTTTCAGGACGGCGTCATCGCCTTTATGGAGGGCCTGAAAAAGTTTGACCCCAGGCGTGGCGCCAGCTTTAACGCCTTTATCCAGGTGCACCTGCGCCAGTATTACAGAAAGTGGCAGCACGGCCAGTTTAACCATTCCGTCAAACCCGATACAACCCTTGACGATCAGGTGCCGGGGAGACAGGGCCTAACCTATGCCGAGGTGCTGCCCGACAAAGGCGTAAACATCGAGGCCGATTACATTGAGCAGGAGGAAGAAAACGCCGGCCAGAGGGTGGCAAAGGGGCTGAGCCGCCTGAAGCCCAGCTACCGCAGCGTGCTGGAAAAGCACTATTACAAGGGCATGACCCAGACAGAAATCGCCCAGACAGAGGGCATCAGCATCCAGGCGGTAAACCAGCGCCACGACCGCGCCTTAAAAAAATTAAAAAAAGTTTTGTGA
- a CDS encoding AAA family ATPase translates to MKPLSEEQKKVLEQFDQLAKIEGSQNKACQKVGISSAIISGIRSGKYEGDADKQIQKLQDYFSVKDEAVESYVNSGYVETSISKKVYGYIRNAQIKGGLIALSGDAGIGKTQAIRKYVHDHPYDTIWITANPCLNSVKPVLKALCRELNVIARTNDDMFIGIQDKLRDGMVLVFDEAQHLHLKTIEVLRGFSDYFSDNGMTLGIIFIGNVETINKFGGKQEAVFHQISNRTKQKPVLKATDITRGDIEQLFPEIAAEASSVDFLWGIAQSAQAIRGATNLYSNAFDNGDTSYEGLVAMAKHMEMRL, encoded by the coding sequence ATGAAACCACTGAGTGAGGAACAAAAAAAGGTATTGGAACAATTTGACCAGCTTGCAAAAATTGAGGGCAGCCAGAACAAGGCCTGCCAGAAGGTCGGCATCAGCAGTGCCATTATTTCCGGTATCCGCAGCGGCAAGTATGAGGGCGATGCGGATAAGCAGATACAAAAGCTGCAAGACTATTTTTCCGTGAAAGATGAAGCCGTGGAAAGCTACGTGAACAGCGGCTACGTGGAAACCAGCATCAGTAAGAAGGTATATGGGTATATCCGAAATGCCCAGATTAAAGGCGGCCTGATCGCCCTCTCCGGGGATGCCGGGATTGGAAAGACCCAGGCGATCCGGAAGTATGTGCACGACCATCCCTATGATACCATCTGGATTACCGCAAACCCCTGTTTAAATAGCGTTAAACCTGTTTTAAAAGCCCTTTGTCGGGAGTTGAATGTCATCGCGAGAACCAACGATGACATGTTTATTGGCATCCAGGACAAGCTCCGGGACGGGATGGTGCTGGTATTTGATGAGGCCCAGCATCTGCACCTGAAGACCATTGAGGTGCTGCGAGGTTTCTCAGACTATTTTAGTGATAACGGCATGACCCTGGGGATTATCTTTATCGGCAATGTTGAGACCATCAATAAATTCGGCGGCAAGCAGGAGGCCGTATTCCATCAGATCAGCAACCGCACCAAACAGAAACCCGTGCTCAAGGCCACGGACATCACTCGGGGAGACATTGAGCAGCTTTTTCCAGAGATTGCGGCGGAAGCGTCCTCCGTGGATTTTCTCTGGGGCATTGCCCAGAGCGCCCAGGCGATTCGCGGGGCCACCAACCTGTACAGCAACGCCTTTGACAATGGGGATACCAGCTACGAAGGGCTGGTTGCCATGGCGAAACATATGGAAATGCGCTTATAA
- a CDS encoding Mu transposase C-terminal domain-containing protein: MEYLTVKQVADIKGCSQQYIRKIVGQGKIIATEAEEPINHRIQYLIPIETLPEDLRQKYYASIATDGPPVPKEKAEKKEKPKAYKPFEAYNQKEREEIMQWCEILEIWQQKRNHFESKVEGDRNVVGYLKCEYPDKQISIDILYRKYAAYKAGDFGGLLDGRGGWNRGKSAVPGILFDQFLWYYLDDRQPSVSVCYRAAIDAAREFYPELVAQVPSEQSFRRKLKKEVPEAVVKYLRKGEKACFDSSAPYIERLYDQIEANDVWIADNHTWDVMVMRDDGSEVVHRMYLTAFLDAKSGVLTGWNVTDNPCSDSTIFALRHGILRHGIPKVCYFDNGTEFLTYDIAGRGHRTRKSQRDVPKPETILAKLGIEMKNAIVRNAKAKPIERTFYTLKEHISKLMTGYCGGKPSERPESLKRQLKNGSIPVDSEFRKDIDALIEGQYNQEAYGGSEQKYKGMTRLEVWNESIQNTIQRIASEDDLNLMLMRTTRYQKVKRNGVCIEIAGEKLWYSNADTWQHVGDEVYVRYDPTDLKTVRVYDVEDRFLYTCQVEPALLLNFIEDDKAALADANEIVRSRKKAIRNYAKGITDRLPAEYKIDMLDLSIRKAKLAREGVNIAQSSVIEPIRIDPAKETDHAQELPMASGADNVVSIDIERMNARAEMRKRNKRR, from the coding sequence GTGGAATATTTAACTGTTAAGCAAGTTGCAGATATTAAAGGCTGTTCACAACAATATATTAGAAAAATAGTCGGACAAGGGAAAATCATTGCTACTGAAGCTGAAGAGCCGATTAACCATCGTATTCAATATTTGATTCCCATTGAAACACTGCCCGAAGATCTTCGCCAGAAATACTATGCCAGTATCGCCACGGATGGCCCGCCGGTTCCAAAAGAAAAGGCGGAAAAGAAGGAGAAGCCCAAAGCGTATAAGCCTTTTGAAGCCTATAACCAGAAAGAGCGTGAGGAAATTATGCAGTGGTGTGAGATTCTGGAAATATGGCAGCAAAAGCGCAATCACTTTGAATCAAAGGTAGAGGGGGATCGAAACGTGGTCGGGTACCTGAAATGTGAGTATCCGGACAAGCAGATTTCTATCGACATTCTCTACCGGAAATATGCGGCGTACAAAGCCGGTGACTTCGGCGGTCTTCTGGATGGCCGGGGCGGCTGGAACCGGGGCAAGAGTGCGGTGCCCGGCATCCTTTTTGACCAGTTTCTCTGGTATTACCTGGATGACCGGCAGCCTTCCGTGAGCGTGTGTTACCGTGCTGCCATCGATGCTGCCAGGGAGTTTTACCCTGAACTGGTTGCCCAGGTTCCCAGTGAGCAGAGTTTCCGGCGCAAGCTGAAAAAGGAAGTGCCGGAGGCGGTTGTGAAATATCTGCGTAAGGGTGAAAAGGCCTGTTTTGACAGCAGTGCGCCATACATCGAGCGCCTGTATGACCAGATCGAAGCCAATGATGTCTGGATCGCGGATAACCACACCTGGGATGTGATGGTGATGCGGGATGATGGCAGCGAGGTCGTGCATCGCATGTACCTGACGGCCTTTCTGGATGCAAAGAGCGGTGTCCTGACCGGCTGGAACGTGACCGACAATCCTTGCTCGGACAGTACGATCTTTGCCCTGCGGCACGGAATACTGCGTCACGGCATCCCCAAGGTCTGCTACTTTGACAACGGAACCGAGTTCCTGACCTACGACATCGCAGGCCGGGGCCATCGGACCCGCAAAAGCCAGAGGGATGTGCCGAAGCCGGAAACCATTCTGGCAAAGCTGGGCATTGAGATGAAAAACGCCATTGTCCGAAACGCCAAGGCCAAGCCCATTGAACGGACCTTCTACACCTTGAAGGAACATATTTCCAAGCTGATGACCGGATACTGCGGCGGAAAACCATCGGAACGGCCTGAAAGCCTGAAGCGTCAACTGAAAAATGGCAGTATCCCGGTTGACAGCGAGTTCCGAAAAGACATTGACGCTTTGATCGAAGGCCAGTACAATCAGGAAGCTTATGGCGGCAGCGAGCAGAAATACAAGGGCATGACCCGACTGGAGGTCTGGAACGAGAGCATTCAGAACACGATCCAGCGCATTGCCAGCGAGGATGATTTGAACCTGATGCTCATGCGGACCACGAGATACCAGAAGGTCAAACGGAACGGCGTCTGCATTGAGATCGCCGGAGAAAAACTCTGGTACAGCAACGCAGATACCTGGCAGCATGTCGGGGATGAAGTCTATGTCCGGTATGATCCGACCGATCTGAAAACCGTCCGGGTCTATGATGTCGAGGATCGTTTTCTTTACACCTGTCAGGTTGAACCAGCATTGCTGCTCAACTTTATTGAAGATGACAAAGCGGCATTGGCCGATGCCAATGAAATTGTTCGTTCTAGAAAGAAAGCTATCCGGAACTATGCTAAAGGCATTACAGACCGGCTGCCAGCCGAGTACAAGATAGACATGCTTGATCTGAGCATCCGTAAGGCCAAACTTGCACGCGAAGGTGTGAACATCGCACAGTCCAGCGTGATTGAACCCATCCGGATTGATCCGGCTAAGGAAACGGACCATGCACAGGAGCTGCCCATGGCCTCCGGTGCGGACAACGTGGTATCCATTGATATCGAGCGCATGAACGCCCGGGCAGAAATGCGAAAAAGAAATAAAAGAAGATAA
- a CDS encoding phage antirepressor KilAC domain-containing protein — translation MNRKQMHERNRDTAKKAGAGRCASCAQKFQAPAQVTVGGAAGHIVVDIRLAANPERTPGQWYLGMEPLTETSAFLRRMQAEGIIMGKHDFFRWLRARGYLRKNAPGTLNQVTQKASAMGILRIGNQTADCPGRRLYLTPAGCVYFADRLKRAAVSA, via the coding sequence ATGAATCGTAAACAAATGCACGAAAGAAACAGAGATACGGCCAAAAAAGCAGGGGCAGGCAGGTGTGCTTCGTGCGCCCAAAAATTCCAGGCCCCGGCACAGGTCACGGTCGGTGGGGCTGCCGGGCACATCGTGGTGGATATCCGCCTGGCCGCCAATCCGGAAAGAACCCCCGGGCAGTGGTATCTGGGCATGGAGCCGCTTACCGAAACCAGCGCCTTTTTAAGAAGAATGCAGGCAGAGGGGATCATCATGGGCAAGCACGATTTTTTCCGCTGGCTGCGCGCCAGAGGCTACCTGAGAAAGAACGCCCCCGGCACCCTAAACCAGGTGACTCAAAAGGCATCGGCCATGGGAATCCTCAGAATCGGAAACCAGACAGCAGACTGTCCGGGGCGCAGGCTTTATCTGACGCCGGCCGGCTGTGTCTATTTTGCAGACAGGCTTAAAAGGGCGGCGGTGTCCGCATGA
- a CDS encoding ECF transporter S component has protein sequence MLPNESLDRFLDDFLEGGKPKEKHAVKKREDAAPVRSDRELWAPPADGSLVEKPESRKLSKRTWAALLMIFVLIPLTIFIGIRIGDRKYFFISMMIMIYSMVPFVMVFEGRRPQARELVILALLAAIAVAGRAAFFMLPQFKPVIAVVIVAGICFGAESGFLVGAMSMFASNFFLTQGPWTPWQMFATGIIGFLAGLLFKKGRLTIKKGPLCLFGFLSTFFIYGFLMDTASVFMYQSAVTWWSALPLYFSGAPFNLIYGCSTVIFLFFGARPLITKLERIKVKYGLIENGSIR, from the coding sequence ATGCTGCCAAATGAATCTTTAGACCGGTTCCTGGATGATTTCCTGGAAGGCGGCAAGCCAAAGGAAAAGCACGCGGTAAAAAAAAGAGAGGACGCGGCCCCGGTCCGGAGTGACCGGGAGCTGTGGGCGCCGCCGGCCGACGGCAGCCTGGTGGAAAAGCCCGAGAGCAGGAAGCTTTCAAAACGGACCTGGGCCGCCCTGCTGATGATTTTTGTGCTGATCCCCCTTACGATTTTTATCGGTATCCGCATCGGGGACCGCAAGTATTTCTTCATCAGTATGATGATCATGATATATTCCATGGTGCCCTTTGTGATGGTTTTTGAGGGGCGGAGGCCCCAGGCCCGGGAGCTGGTCATCCTGGCCCTGCTGGCAGCCATTGCGGTGGCGGGGCGCGCGGCGTTTTTCATGCTGCCCCAGTTTAAGCCCGTCATTGCCGTCGTTATTGTAGCGGGGATATGCTTTGGCGCGGAGTCCGGCTTTTTGGTGGGTGCAATGTCCATGTTTGCCTCCAATTTTTTCCTGACCCAGGGCCCCTGGACGCCCTGGCAGATGTTCGCCACGGGCATCATTGGTTTTTTGGCCGGCCTGCTGTTTAAAAAAGGAAGGCTCACAATAAAGAAGGGGCCCCTCTGTCTTTTCGGGTTTCTGTCGACTTTTTTTATCTATGGCTTTTTGATGGATACGGCCAGTGTGTTCATGTACCAGAGTGCGGTGACCTGGTGGTCGGCGCTGCCCTTATATTTTTCAGGCGCGCCCTTTAACTTGATTTACGGCTGTTCTACCGTTATTTTTCTGTTTTTCGGCGCCAGACCTCTGATCACAAAGCTGGAACGGATCAAGGTGAAATACGGCCTGATCGAAAACGGATCAATCCGCTGA
- a CDS encoding DUF2922 domain-containing protein gives MASTTKKDLNLVFITEGGKEYRMTIPDYREDITDEQIRTAAAGIVADDIFAPDGFGLAKLSGAKRVDTKTTDVAME, from the coding sequence ATGGCATCAACCACCAAAAAAGACCTGAACCTGGTATTTATAACCGAAGGCGGCAAGGAGTACCGCATGACCATCCCCGATTATCGGGAAGACATCACCGATGAGCAGATACGAACCGCGGCAGCCGGCATCGTAGCAGACGACATCTTCGCGCCCGACGGCTTCGGGCTGGCCAAGCTGTCCGGCGCCAAGCGCGTGGACACCAAGACAACCGACGTGGCAATGGAATAA
- the secA gene encoding preprotein translocase subunit SecA gives MAALNQIFDPSRRDVKRLQKTADRILALEDAMAALSDSALRDKTALFRKRLKDGEPLDHLTAEAFAVVREAAYRAIGLKPFPVQLIGGLVLHEGNIAEMKTGEGKTLVAALPTYLNALEGKGVFVVTVNDYLARRDRELMGKIHEFLGLRVGLVVSGQPPEEKKAAYAADVVYGTNNEFGFDYLRDNMALSLDGQVQRSLHYAIIDEVDSVLIDEARTPLIIAGPGGPESKLYRLSNRFVKLLGPEDYEKDEKLKAVQLTEKGIQRAEMFFSVDNLADIVNMELFHCINKALYAHKLMQRDKDYIVAGEEVVIVDEFTGRTMPGRRFSDGLHQAIEAKENVPVNAETQTIATVTFQNYFRMFDKLAGMTGTAKTEEDEFSSIYNLNVVTIPTNKPMIRTDHEDAVYATEAAKFEAVTQDVRKRHEKGQPVLIGTVSIEKSEALSGYLQREGIEHTVLNAKYHEQEAEIISKAGQAGAVTISTNMAGRGTDIGLGEGVQSLGGLYVIGTERHESRRIDNQLRGRSGRQGDPGESRFYLSLEDPLLRIFGDERMKKLSEVIDLQEGEAITSKILTKGIENAQKKMESKNFDDRKNVLKYDNVMNRQREIIYKQRQQVLDGEDIHGQILSMGQRIFESVIDVFMSGPVAGDWDLGGLKEALGKSFFPETDFKFVDTLESREALEQALGSLFSRHLEKLSSKIGRETRDALEREVLLKAVDMAWMDHIDNMDQLKQGIGLRSYGQNDPVKEYTKEGFAMFDEMVQEIQENTIRTLLRCQADN, from the coding sequence TTGGCAGCTTTAAATCAGATTTTCGACCCATCCAGGCGTGATGTAAAAAGGCTTCAGAAAACAGCAGACAGGATCCTGGCCCTGGAGGACGCCATGGCCGCCCTCAGCGACAGCGCCCTCAGAGATAAGACCGCCTTGTTCAGGAAAAGGCTTAAGGACGGAGAGCCCCTGGATCATTTGACCGCCGAGGCCTTTGCGGTGGTCAGAGAGGCCGCGTACCGGGCCATCGGCCTGAAGCCCTTTCCGGTTCAGCTCATCGGCGGGCTCGTCCTGCACGAGGGCAATATCGCGGAAATGAAAACCGGTGAGGGAAAAACCCTGGTGGCGGCCCTGCCCACCTACCTCAACGCCCTGGAGGGCAAGGGCGTTTTCGTGGTGACCGTCAACGATTATCTGGCCAGGCGGGACCGGGAGCTCATGGGGAAGATCCACGAGTTTCTGGGCCTTCGGGTCGGCCTTGTCGTCAGCGGGCAGCCGCCGGAGGAAAAGAAAGCCGCCTATGCGGCCGATGTGGTCTACGGAACGAACAATGAGTTCGGCTTTGACTATCTGCGGGACAACATGGCACTCAGCCTCGACGGCCAGGTTCAGCGGAGCCTCCATTATGCCATCATCGACGAGGTGGACAGCGTGCTCATCGACGAGGCCCGGACACCGCTCATTATCGCAGGGCCGGGCGGCCCCGAGAGCAAGCTTTACCGCCTGTCCAACCGTTTTGTGAAGCTGCTGGGGCCGGAGGATTACGAGAAGGATGAAAAGCTGAAAGCCGTCCAGCTGACCGAAAAGGGCATCCAGCGGGCAGAGATGTTTTTCAGCGTGGATAACCTTGCCGATATTGTCAACATGGAGCTTTTTCACTGTATTAACAAGGCCCTCTACGCCCATAAGCTGATGCAGCGGGACAAGGATTATATCGTGGCCGGCGAAGAAGTGGTGATTGTGGATGAGTTTACAGGCCGCACCATGCCGGGCCGCCGGTTTTCAGACGGCCTGCACCAGGCCATCGAGGCCAAGGAAAATGTCCCGGTCAACGCCGAGACACAGACCATTGCCACCGTCACCTTTCAGAACTACTTCCGTATGTTCGATAAGCTCGCGGGCATGACCGGCACAGCCAAAACAGAGGAGGACGAGTTCTCCTCCATTTACAATCTGAACGTGGTCACCATCCCCACCAATAAGCCCATGATCCGGACCGATCATGAGGATGCGGTCTACGCGACCGAGGCGGCGAAATTTGAGGCAGTGACCCAGGACGTCCGGAAACGCCATGAAAAGGGCCAGCCGGTTCTCATCGGCACCGTGTCCATTGAAAAGTCCGAGGCCCTCAGCGGCTATCTTCAAAGAGAAGGCATTGAGCACACCGTGCTGAATGCCAAATACCATGAGCAGGAGGCTGAGATCATCTCAAAGGCCGGCCAGGCCGGCGCGGTCACCATCTCGACCAACATGGCCGGCCGCGGCACAGACATTGGCCTGGGCGAAGGGGTTCAGTCGCTAGGAGGCTTATACGTGATCGGGACAGAAAGACATGAGAGCCGCCGCATCGACAATCAGCTGAGAGGGCGTTCGGGCCGTCAGGGCGATCCGGGAGAGTCCCGCTTTTATTTATCCCTGGAGGACCCGCTGCTGAGGATCTTCGGCGATGAGCGGATGAAAAAGCTCAGCGAGGTCATCGACCTTCAGGAGGGCGAGGCCATCACCAGCAAAATCCTGACAAAGGGCATTGAAAACGCACAGAAAAAAATGGAAAGCAAGAATTTTGACGACCGTAAAAACGTTTTGAAATATGACAATGTGATGAACCGGCAGCGTGAGATCATCTACAAGCAGCGCCAGCAGGTTCTGGACGGCGAGGATATACACGGCCAGATCCTCTCGATGGGGCAGCGTATTTTTGAATCCGTGATCGATGTTTTTATGAGCGGTCCGGTGGCCGGCGACTGGGACCTCGGGGGACTGAAAGAGGCCCTGGGCAAATCCTTTTTTCCAGAGACCGATTTTAAGTTTGTCGATACGCTGGAGAGCCGGGAGGCGCTGGAGCAGGCCCTCGGCAGTCTTTTCAGCCGCCATCTCGAAAAGCTTTCGTCCAAAATCGGCCGGGAAACACGGGACGCCCTTGAGAGAGAGGTACTTTTAAAAGCCGTGGACATGGCCTGGATGGACCATATCGACAACATGGACCAGCTGAAGCAGGGAATCGGCCTCAGAAGCTACGGGCAGAACGACCCCGTAAAGGAATATACCAAAGAGGGCTTTGCCATGTTTGACGAAATGGTTCAGGAAATCCAGGAAAACACCATCAGGACGCTGCTGCGCTGCCAGGCAGACAACTAG
- a CDS encoding leucine-rich repeat domain-containing protein has translation MAENIKCTNQREYTNHRRPPEPNSQNRGVYTTAIARQNKVRHLVIGGEYRAIGPKACMNITKIHRLELAPSVLSIGENAFRGCTQLVSVKMPGSVREIGEAAFMECRKLREINLPKKLRVIRPRTFKLCRGLKTIELPEALEEIGENAFIDCDSLQTVTIPGQIEMIAFRTFYGCKQLQQATLPPGLKIVGREAFVGCCFKSVTLPEGLVTIGDSAFLKCKFLESIHIPESVRRIEKWAFHGCPRLKKVVLLHDPEVMGDWLFNRGNTVVYCKRNSKVDAYCKEFQYKTEYVD, from the coding sequence ATGGCAGAAAACATCAAATGCACCAATCAAAGGGAGTACACAAACCACCGGCGGCCCCCTGAGCCAAACAGCCAGAACCGGGGCGTCTACACAACGGCCATTGCCAGGCAGAACAAGGTCAGGCATCTGGTCATTGGCGGTGAGTACCGCGCCATCGGGCCAAAGGCCTGCATGAATATCACAAAAATCCACCGGCTGGAGCTCGCGCCCTCGGTGCTGTCCATCGGAGAAAACGCTTTTCGGGGCTGTACACAGCTGGTGTCGGTCAAGATGCCCGGCAGTGTGCGGGAAATCGGCGAGGCAGCCTTTATGGAGTGCCGCAAGCTGCGTGAGATCAATCTTCCAAAAAAGCTGCGGGTGATCCGGCCAAGGACCTTTAAGCTGTGCCGGGGGCTCAAGACCATTGAGCTGCCAGAGGCCCTTGAGGAAATCGGCGAGAACGCTTTTATCGACTGTGACAGCCTCCAGACGGTGACCATTCCCGGGCAGATCGAGATGATCGCCTTCCGCACCTTTTACGGCTGCAAGCAGCTGCAGCAGGCCACCCTGCCGCCAGGGCTGAAAATCGTTGGCCGGGAAGCCTTTGTGGGCTGCTGCTTTAAATCGGTAACCCTGCCAGAGGGGCTGGTGACCATCGGGGACAGCGCGTTTTTGAAGTGCAAGTTTCTCGAGAGCATCCATATTCCCGAAAGCGTCAGGCGCATTGAGAAGTGGGCCTTTCACGGCTGTCCAAGGCTGAAAAAGGTGGTGCTGCTCCATGATCCCGAGGTCATGGGCGACTGGCTTTTTAACAGAGGCAACACGGTGGTATACTGCAAAAGAAACTCAAAGGTTGACGCCTACTGCAAAGAATTTCAATACAAAACCGAGTATGTAGACTGA
- a CDS encoding helix-turn-helix transcriptional regulator, with amino-acid sequence MNEIINRILNLIDERKMTGKELGTLLNLKKSPLTDWKNNKSKPTLEQIMQLCDIFAVSPNFLLFGEDDSKTTDIGFSLSAEEREIITQWRKLSYEDKVILKGDLYKLLRDKTSSYEYENFMVAE; translated from the coding sequence TTGAATGAAATTATTAACAGAATTTTGAATTTAATAGATGAAAGGAAAATGACCGGAAAGGAGCTGGGTACTCTCTTAAATTTGAAAAAAAGTCCTTTAACAGATTGGAAAAATAATAAATCAAAACCTACATTGGAACAAATAATGCAGCTGTGCGATATTTTCGCAGTATCGCCAAATTTTCTTCTTTTTGGTGAGGATGACAGCAAGACTACCGATATCGGCTTCTCTTTAAGTGCTGAGGAAAGAGAAATTATTACTCAATGGAGAAAGCTGTCCTATGAAGATAAAGTTATCTTAAAAGGTGACCTTTATAAACTGTTACGCGATAAAACTTCAAGTTATGAATATGAAAATTTCATGGTGGCCGAATAA
- a CDS encoding restriction endonuclease subunit S — translation MNYLTELLAFFRWLEQQRLSPLLQAFWHYLMYFNNRAAIKGADGFWYWPVEFRVPNKLFQDALGLKNRQALWTQRQTLIRKQRVAYTPDAGNRAGQYRLIPFDKGLAPASIAAGERQEPTLVWTQTATESGHGAQPYINNINPKQASLFYYNQEEPPNTHSIHGFNLLPPLTESEKAAIQALYPGDGVAAFNAMWAAREAKQKGETT, via the coding sequence ATGAACTACCTGACCGAGCTGCTCGCCTTTTTCCGCTGGCTGGAACAGCAGCGCCTGAGCCCTCTGCTCCAGGCCTTCTGGCATTACCTCATGTACTTTAATAACCGCGCCGCCATAAAGGGCGCCGACGGCTTCTGGTACTGGCCGGTGGAATTCCGGGTGCCCAACAAGCTGTTTCAGGACGCCCTGGGCCTTAAAAACCGCCAGGCCCTCTGGACACAAAGGCAGACGCTGATCCGGAAGCAGCGCGTGGCGTATACCCCCGACGCGGGAAACCGGGCGGGACAATACCGCCTGATCCCCTTTGACAAAGGCCTGGCCCCGGCCAGCATCGCCGCCGGAGAGCGTCAGGAGCCGACGCTCGTATGGACACAAACCGCCACAGAAAGCGGACACGGGGCCCAACCGTATATAAATAATATAAACCCTAAACAGGCGTCTCTGTTCTATTATAATCAGGAGGAGCCGCCCAATACCCACAGCATCCACGGCTTTAACCTGCTCCCGCCGCTCACCGAATCCGAAAAAGCCGCCATCCAGGCCCTGTATCCCGGTGACGGCGTGGCAGCCTTTAACGCCATGTGGGCCGCGAGAGAGGCAAAGCAGAAAGGAGAAACCACATGA